Proteins co-encoded in one Paracoccus aestuarii genomic window:
- the fabZ gene encoding 3-hydroxyacyl-ACP dehydratase FabZ, whose translation MADDARNPAPYTEADLSLIKRIIPHRYPFLFIDKVRDIVPFESAVGIKMVTSNEPHFQGHFPNQPVMPGVTIIEAMAQTAAVVVGISMNVVDEEMLTYFMGIDKCKFRRMVVPGDVLELHCRAIRGGGKIWKFEGTAMVDGQVCATAEYTAMMARKDG comes from the coding sequence ATGGCTGACGACGCGCGCAATCCCGCCCCCTATACCGAGGCTGACCTGTCGCTGATCAAGCGGATCATTCCGCATCGCTATCCGTTCCTGTTCATCGACAAGGTGCGCGACATCGTCCCCTTCGAAAGCGCCGTCGGCATCAAGATGGTCACCTCGAACGAGCCGCATTTCCAGGGCCATTTCCCCAATCAGCCGGTCATGCCCGGCGTCACCATCATCGAGGCGATGGCCCAGACCGCCGCCGTCGTCGTGGGCATCAGCATGAACGTCGTTGACGAGGAGATGCTGACCTATTTCATGGGCATCGACAAATGCAAGTTCCGCCGCATGGTCGTGCCCGGCGACGTGCTGGAACTGCATTGCCGCGCCATCCGCGGCGGCGGCAAGATCTGGAAGTTCGAGGGCACGGCCATGGTCGACGGCCAGGTCTGCGCCACGGCGGAATACACGGCGATGATGGCCCGCAAGGATGGCTGA
- the lpxA gene encoding acyl-ACP--UDP-N-acetylglucosamine O-acyltransferase, producing the protein MADALIHPSAVIEPGAQIGDGVRIGPFCVVGPKVRLDDGVELKSHVVVSGDTVIGAETVIFPFASIGEVPQDLKFRGEDVRLEIGARNRIREYVTMNPGTAGGGGLTRVGDDGLFMASSHVGHDCRIGDRVILANSVAIAGHCTLEDDVIVGGLSGVHQWVRIGRGAMIGAVTMVTADVIPYGLVQGPRGHLDGLNLVGLKRRGATRADIAALRGLVSALAGGAMRETARAREAADPSPMERDVIDFILGPSDRSFLPPRFA; encoded by the coding sequence ATGGCTGATGCCCTGATCCACCCCTCGGCCGTGATCGAGCCCGGCGCCCAGATCGGCGACGGGGTGCGCATCGGGCCCTTCTGCGTCGTCGGACCCAAGGTCCGGCTGGACGACGGGGTGGAACTGAAATCCCACGTGGTCGTGTCCGGCGACACGGTCATCGGGGCGGAAACGGTGATCTTTCCCTTTGCCAGCATCGGCGAGGTGCCCCAGGACCTGAAGTTCCGCGGCGAGGATGTCCGGCTGGAGATCGGCGCCCGCAACCGCATCCGCGAATATGTCACCATGAATCCCGGCACGGCCGGGGGCGGCGGGCTGACGCGGGTGGGCGATGACGGGCTGTTCATGGCCTCCAGCCATGTGGGCCATGACTGCCGCATCGGCGACCGGGTGATCCTGGCCAACAGCGTGGCCATCGCGGGCCATTGCACGCTGGAGGATGACGTGATCGTGGGCGGGCTGTCGGGCGTGCATCAATGGGTGCGCATCGGGCGCGGCGCGATGATCGGCGCGGTGACCATGGTGACGGCGGACGTGATCCCCTATGGCCTGGTGCAGGGGCCGCGCGGCCATCTGGACGGGCTGAACCTGGTGGGCCTGAAGCGGCGCGGCGCCACCCGCGCCGACATCGCGGCGCTGCGGGGCCTCGTGTCCGCCCTGGCCGGCGGCGCCATGCGCGAGACCGCCCGCGCGCGCGAGGCCGCCGATCCCAGCCCCATGGAACGCGACGTGATCGACTTCATCCTGGGCCCTTCCGACCGCAGCTTTCTGCCGCCGCGCTTCGCATGA
- a CDS encoding LpxI family protein, whose protein sequence is MSRIAVIAGQGALAPAIAARLDDPLVYALEGFSPEGLAAQPFRLERLVPFLDALHDRGVTRVIFAGAIRRPRLDPDLFDPRTAALVPRILAAMQSGDDAALRTVLDIFEENDLQIASVPQIAPDLVPAEGHWAGIPEACDRRDVDQAARILRHMGPLDIGQGAVVAKGLCLAIETLPGTAAMLDFVARTRPEGRGGVFCKAAKPGQDLRIDMPTLGPDSVDQAAAAGLSGIAWQAGRVIALDLPAMQARAEAAGLFLWAAPMPDDAAG, encoded by the coding sequence ATGAGCCGTATCGCCGTCATCGCGGGCCAGGGCGCGTTGGCCCCGGCCATCGCCGCCCGGCTGGACGATCCGCTGGTCTATGCGCTGGAGGGTTTCTCCCCCGAGGGCCTCGCGGCACAGCCTTTCCGGCTGGAACGGCTGGTGCCCTTTCTGGATGCGCTGCATGACCGGGGCGTGACGCGGGTGATCTTTGCCGGCGCGATCCGGCGGCCGCGCCTGGACCCGGACCTCTTCGATCCGCGCACGGCGGCGCTGGTGCCGCGCATCCTGGCCGCGATGCAGTCGGGCGACGATGCCGCGCTGCGCACCGTGTTGGACATCTTCGAGGAGAACGACCTGCAGATCGCCTCGGTCCCCCAGATCGCGCCCGATCTGGTCCCGGCCGAGGGGCATTGGGCGGGCATCCCCGAGGCGTGCGACCGCCGCGACGTGGATCAGGCGGCGCGGATCCTGCGCCATATGGGCCCCTTGGACATCGGGCAGGGGGCGGTGGTCGCCAAGGGCCTGTGCCTGGCGATCGAGACCCTGCCCGGCACCGCGGCGATGCTGGATTTCGTGGCCCGCACCCGGCCCGAGGGGCGGGGCGGCGTCTTCTGCAAGGCGGCCAAGCCCGGCCAGGACCTGCGCATCGACATGCCGACCCTGGGTCCCGACAGCGTCGATCAGGCGGCGGCGGCGGGCCTGTCGGGCATCGCGTGGCAGGCGGGCCGGGTGATCGCGCTGGACCTGCCCGCCATGCAGGCGCGGGCCGAGGCGGCAGGGCTGTTTCTCTGGGCCGCGCCGATGCCGGACGATGCGGCGGGCTGA
- the lpxB gene encoding lipid-A-disaccharide synthase, whose product MRYFLIAGEASGDQLGAALMTGLAQLDPDATFAGVGGPAMQPLGLDSLFPMDELSVMGLWEVLPKYRHLKRRIAQTAKAVIEAAPDVLITIDSPDFGLRVARLVRAQRPDLRTIHYVAPSVWAWRPGRAAKMAQVVDHVLAILPFEPPLMQAAGMTCDFVGHPVATAAVDGPDRARLFRNAHGIDADAPVVLCLPGSRRGEVARLGPRFDEALMRLRDRVPEIRVVLPTVPGVSGMVRDMTRRWPTAPIVIEEADEKRAAFAAADLALAASGTVSLELAANRIPMVIGYDMAPLSRVVIGWLLRTDTVTLVNLVSETRAVPEFLGRACQPGPLSQALQAALEDPPRRKAQLEAMDLTMDRLGRGGEAPGLRAARSVIQAVTGPR is encoded by the coding sequence ATGCGCTATTTCCTGATCGCGGGCGAGGCTTCGGGCGACCAGCTGGGCGCGGCCCTGATGACGGGGCTGGCGCAGCTGGACCCGGATGCGACATTCGCGGGCGTGGGCGGCCCCGCCATGCAGCCCCTGGGCCTGGACAGCCTGTTCCCGATGGACGAGCTGTCCGTCATGGGCCTGTGGGAGGTGCTGCCGAAATACCGCCATCTCAAGCGCCGCATTGCCCAGACCGCCAAGGCCGTGATCGAGGCCGCGCCCGATGTGCTGATCACCATCGACAGCCCGGATTTCGGGCTGCGCGTCGCGCGGCTGGTCCGGGCGCAGCGGCCCGACCTGCGCACTATCCATTACGTCGCGCCCTCGGTCTGGGCCTGGCGTCCGGGGCGGGCGGCCAAGATGGCGCAGGTGGTCGATCACGTCCTGGCCATCCTGCCCTTCGAGCCGCCGCTGATGCAGGCCGCGGGGATGACCTGCGATTTCGTGGGCCATCCCGTCGCCACCGCCGCCGTGGACGGGCCGGACCGGGCGCGGCTGTTCCGCAACGCCCACGGGATCGACGCGGATGCGCCGGTGGTCCTGTGCCTGCCCGGGTCGCGGCGCGGCGAGGTCGCGCGCCTCGGGCCGCGCTTCGACGAGGCGCTGATGCGCCTGCGCGACCGCGTCCCAGAGATCCGCGTCGTCCTGCCCACCGTGCCGGGCGTGTCGGGCATGGTGCGCGACATGACCCGCCGCTGGCCCACCGCCCCCATCGTCATCGAGGAGGCGGACGAGAAACGCGCGGCCTTCGCCGCCGCCGACCTGGCCTTGGCCGCATCCGGCACGGTCAGCCTGGAGCTGGCGGCGAACCGCATCCCCATGGTCATCGGCTATGACATGGCGCCCCTGTCGCGGGTGGTGATCGGCTGGCTGCTGCGGACCGACACGGTGACGCTGGTGAACCTGGTCAGCGAGACCCGCGCGGTGCCCGAATTCCTGGGCCGGGCCTGCCAGCCCGGGCCGCTGTCCCAAGCGCTGCAAGCCGCGCTGGAGGATCCGCCCCGGCGCAAGGCCCAGCTGGAGGCGATGGACCTGACGATGGACCGCCTCGGGCGGGGGGGCGAGGCGCCGGGCCTTCGCGCGGCGCGCTCGGTCATTCAGGCGGTCACAGGACCGCGGTGA
- a CDS encoding RidA family protein — translation MSDIKRLETGTRMSQAVIANGFVFLAGQVGEPGTSVTDQTQAILAQIDSLLQQAGTDKTRIVSAQIWMADMADFAEMNAVWDGWVPQGHAPARATGESALATPDYKVEIIVTAVL, via the coding sequence ATGAGCGACATCAAGCGTCTGGAAACCGGCACCCGCATGAGCCAGGCGGTCATCGCCAACGGCTTCGTGTTCCTGGCGGGCCAGGTGGGCGAGCCGGGGACCTCGGTGACCGACCAGACCCAGGCCATCCTGGCCCAGATCGATTCGCTGCTGCAGCAGGCGGGGACCGACAAGACGCGCATCGTCTCGGCCCAGATCTGGATGGCCGACATGGCCGATTTCGCGGAAATGAACGCGGTCTGGGATGGCTGGGTGCCGCAGGGCCACGCCCCCGCCCGCGCGACCGGCGAATCGGCCTTGGCGACCCCCGACTACAAGGTCGAGATCATCGTCACCGCGGTCCTGTGA
- a CDS encoding MmcB family DNA repair protein — translation MSEPALLPPMPGQRLARGVCRLMRSLDHAVLTEFTPARGLRVDVIGLGPKGEVWIVECKSGRADFRADRKWQGYLEWCDRYFWAVDGDFPTDLLPGDTGLIQADAFGAEIIRMAPETRLAAARRARLQRDIARAAALRLQALTDPEAFSAGAF, via the coding sequence ATGTCCGAACCCGCCCTTCTGCCCCCCATGCCGGGCCAGCGTTTGGCGCGCGGCGTCTGCCGCCTGATGCGCAGCCTGGATCACGCCGTGCTGACCGAATTCACCCCCGCGCGCGGGCTGCGCGTGGACGTGATCGGCCTTGGCCCCAAGGGCGAGGTCTGGATCGTCGAATGCAAGAGCGGCCGGGCGGATTTCCGCGCCGACCGCAAATGGCAGGGCTATCTGGAATGGTGCGACCGCTATTTCTGGGCGGTGGACGGGGATTTCCCGACCGATCTGCTGCCCGGGGATACCGGCCTGATCCAGGCCGACGCCTTCGGGGCCGAGATCATCCGCATGGCCCCCGAAACCCGGCTGGCCGCGGCCCGGCGCGCCCGGCTGCAGCGCGACATCGCCCGCGCCGCAGCCCTGCGCCTGCAGGCGCTGACCGACCCGGAGGCCTTCAGCGCCGGGGCTTTTTAG
- a CDS encoding DUF6324 family protein, with translation MGINSESDITANLQIGPTDLGMVRIYIQGEGVDLPMDFDPEEAAEIAEELMAAAEAARAMGGKPKKPRR, from the coding sequence ATGGGCATCAACAGCGAAAGCGACATCACCGCGAACCTGCAGATCGGGCCGACCGACCTGGGCATGGTGCGGATCTACATCCAGGGCGAGGGCGTGGACCTGCCCATGGATTTCGACCCCGAGGAGGCCGCCGAGATCGCCGAGGAGCTGATGGCCGCCGCCGAGGCCGCCCGCGCCATGGGCGGCAAGCCTAAAAAGCCCCGGCGCTGA
- a CDS encoding GntP family permease → MGLAGIFLSLILLMYLAYRGINVLILAPILSLLAVAMSGGIPLLATYTQVFMGSLGGYVITYFPLFMLGAIFGKIMADSGAARSIAEWIMARLGPDRAILAVVLSCGVLTYGGVSLFVVAFAVYPIASALFRRADIPKRLLPASIALGSFTFTMTAFPGTPAIQNAIPMPFFGTNVFAAPLYGLLAGGIMLAGGTIWLNRRVRAARGEGYGDHPATAADATLPEDSDLPPFAIAILPVVTVIALNATLTWLVFPAMQADYLALPHYGETDLSAVAGIWAIILSLVASICLAIALNFRRFTDLRESVNAGTIGALLPIFNTASEVGYGAVIASLPAFLVIRDAVLGLFPGNPVASLAVAVNVLAGITGSASGGMSIALDTLGAQFAQMGQAQGVSMELMHRVTSLASGGFDALPHNGAVITLLAICGLTHRKSYADIFVVAVLIPVLATVLVILLGSVL, encoded by the coding sequence ATGGGCCTCGCGGGAATATTTCTTTCACTCATCCTGTTGATGTATCTGGCCTATCGCGGGATCAACGTGCTGATCCTGGCGCCGATCCTGTCGCTGCTGGCGGTGGCTATGTCGGGGGGGATCCCGCTGCTGGCGACCTATACCCAGGTCTTCATGGGGTCGCTCGGCGGCTATGTCATCACCTATTTCCCGCTGTTCATGCTGGGGGCGATCTTCGGCAAGATCATGGCCGACAGCGGGGCGGCGCGGTCCATCGCGGAATGGATCATGGCGCGGCTCGGACCGGATCGGGCGATCCTGGCGGTGGTGCTGTCCTGCGGGGTGCTGACCTATGGGGGCGTGTCGCTCTTCGTGGTGGCCTTCGCGGTCTATCCCATCGCCAGCGCGCTGTTCCGGCGCGCCGACATCCCCAAGCGGCTGCTGCCGGCCTCGATCGCGCTCGGCTCCTTCACCTTCACGATGACGGCCTTTCCGGGCACGCCCGCGATCCAGAACGCCATCCCGATGCCCTTCTTCGGCACCAATGTCTTTGCCGCGCCGCTTTACGGGCTGCTGGCGGGGGGGATCATGCTGGCGGGCGGGACGATCTGGCTGAACCGCCGGGTGCGCGCCGCCCGGGGCGAGGGGTATGGCGACCACCCCGCCACCGCCGCCGACGCGACCCTGCCCGAGGACAGCGACCTGCCGCCCTTTGCCATCGCGATCCTGCCGGTGGTGACGGTGATCGCGCTGAACGCCACGCTGACCTGGCTGGTCTTTCCCGCCATGCAGGCCGATTACCTGGCCCTGCCGCACTATGGCGAGACCGACCTGTCGGCCGTCGCGGGGATCTGGGCGATCATCCTGTCGCTGGTCGCCTCGATCTGCCTGGCCATCGCGCTGAACTTCCGGCGCTTCACCGATCTGCGCGAAAGCGTCAATGCGGGCACGATCGGCGCGCTGCTGCCGATCTTCAACACGGCCTCCGAGGTGGGCTATGGCGCGGTCATCGCCTCGCTGCCCGCCTTTCTGGTGATCCGGGATGCGGTGCTGGGCCTCTTTCCCGGCAATCCGGTGGCCTCGCTGGCGGTGGCGGTCAACGTGCTGGCGGGGATCACCGGATCGGCATCGGGTGGCATGTCCATCGCGCTGGACACCCTGGGCGCGCAATTCGCCCAGATGGGCCAGGCCCAAGGCGTCAGCATGGAGCTGATGCACCGGGTCACATCGCTGGCCTCGGGCGGGTTCGACGCGCTGCCCCATAACGGGGCGGTCATCACCCTGCTGGCGATCTGCGGGCTGACCCATCGCAAGAGCTATGCCGACATCTTCGTCGTCGCGGTGCTGATCCCGGTCCTGGCGACGGTGCTGGTGATCCTGCTGGGCAGCGTCCTCTAG
- a CDS encoding ABC transporter ATP-binding protein has product MPPDAPKSPDFSARWAALRNIPPFLAMVWRAAPGLTLAMVALRLMRAVMPVAMLWIGKLIIDQVVALSGTPGPETLRDWWDSGLADTLIWLVALELGLAVAQDVLGRLVAYVDALLQEKLVIDISIRLMDHAAGLDLASFEDASFQDRLDRARRQTMGRIPLVNQVMQQLQDVVTVASFAAGLILYNPWLVVLLAVALIPSLLGEMHFNARSYALNHARAADRRERDYLRMIAATSETAKEVKIFGLSPWLRDRYLTLARRFYVENRAIQRRQLSVMAVLTALGTLAYYAAFLWIIARTLTGTLTLGDLTFLSGSFLRLRGLLEGLLSSFSSMAGQAMYLDDLFDFFTAVPAIASKPDAIPVPVPIRQGFRFEDVGFRYPGREAWAVRHMTLDLHAGETVALVGENGAGKTTIVKLLARLYDPDEGRITLDGRDLRDYDLEELRAAIGVIFQDFVRYAVTAAENIAIGRIDEREDRPRITASAERALADQVIAKLPLGYDQMVGKRFARGLDLSGGEWQKLAIARAYMRDAQLLVLDEPTAALDARAEYEVFQRFRDLTQGRIALLISHRFSSVRMADRIIVLEGGRVQDQGTHQELLSRPGRYRELFELQAQGYR; this is encoded by the coding sequence ATGCCGCCCGACGCGCCGAAATCCCCCGACTTTTCGGCGCGTTGGGCGGCCTTGCGCAACATTCCGCCCTTTCTGGCGATGGTCTGGCGGGCCGCGCCGGGCCTGACCTTGGCCATGGTCGCGCTGCGCCTGATGCGCGCGGTGATGCCGGTCGCGATGCTGTGGATCGGCAAGCTGATCATCGACCAGGTGGTGGCCCTGTCCGGCACGCCCGGCCCCGAGACGCTGCGCGACTGGTGGGACAGCGGGCTGGCCGATACGCTGATCTGGCTGGTTGCGCTGGAGCTGGGGCTGGCCGTGGCGCAGGACGTGCTGGGCCGGCTGGTCGCCTATGTCGATGCGCTGCTGCAGGAAAAGCTGGTCATCGACATCTCGATCCGGCTGATGGATCATGCGGCGGGCCTCGACCTGGCCAGCTTCGAGGATGCCAGCTTTCAGGACCGCCTGGACCGCGCCCGCCGCCAGACCATGGGCCGCATCCCCTTGGTCAATCAGGTCATGCAGCAATTGCAGGACGTGGTGACGGTGGCCAGCTTCGCGGCGGGGCTGATCCTCTACAATCCCTGGCTGGTGGTGCTGCTGGCGGTCGCGCTGATCCCGTCCCTGCTGGGCGAGATGCATTTCAACGCCCGCAGCTATGCGCTGAACCATGCCCGCGCCGCAGACCGGCGGGAACGCGACTATCTGCGCATGATCGCGGCCACGTCGGAAACCGCGAAAGAGGTGAAGATATTCGGCCTAAGCCCTTGGCTGCGCGACAGATATCTGACGCTGGCCCGCCGCTTCTATGTCGAGAACCGCGCGATCCAGCGCCGCCAGCTGTCGGTCATGGCGGTGCTGACCGCGCTTGGCACGCTGGCCTATTACGCGGCCTTCCTGTGGATCATCGCGCGGACGCTGACGGGCACGCTGACGCTTGGCGACCTGACCTTCCTGTCGGGCAGCTTCCTGCGGCTGCGCGGCCTGCTGGAGGGGCTGCTCTCCAGTTTCTCCAGCATGGCGGGACAGGCCATGTATCTGGACGACCTGTTCGATTTCTTTACCGCCGTCCCGGCCATCGCCTCGAAGCCGGATGCCATCCCGGTGCCGGTGCCGATCCGGCAGGGCTTCCGCTTCGAGGATGTGGGCTTCCGCTATCCCGGCCGCGAGGCCTGGGCCGTGCGGCACATGACGCTGGATCTGCACGCGGGGGAGACCGTGGCGCTGGTGGGCGAGAACGGCGCGGGCAAGACCACCATCGTCAAGCTGCTGGCGCGGCTCTATGACCCCGACGAGGGGCGGATCACGCTGGATGGGCGCGACCTGCGGGATTATGACCTGGAGGAGCTGCGCGCGGCGATCGGGGTCATCTTTCAGGATTTCGTCCGCTATGCGGTGACGGCGGCGGAAAACATCGCCATCGGCCGGATCGACGAGCGCGAGGATCGCCCGCGCATCACCGCCTCGGCCGAACGGGCGCTGGCCGATCAGGTCATCGCCAAGCTGCCCTTGGGCTATGACCAGATGGTCGGCAAGCGCTTTGCCCGCGGGCTGGACCTGTCGGGGGGCGAATGGCAGAAGCTGGCCATCGCGCGGGCCTATATGCGCGACGCCCAGCTGCTGGTCCTGGACGAACCCACCGCCGCCTTGGATGCCCGCGCCGAATACGAGGTCTTCCAACGCTTCCGCGACCTGACGCAGGGGCGGATCGCGCTGCTGATCTCGCACCGGTTTTCCAGCGTGCGGATGGCCGACCGGATCATCGTGCTGGAGGGCGGGCGCGTCCAGGATCAGGGCACCCATCAAGAATTGCTATCCCGGCCAGGGCGTTACAGGGAACTGTTCGAATTGCAGGCCCAGGGCTATCGCTAG
- a CDS encoding oligopeptide/dipeptide ABC transporter ATP-binding protein has translation MSDLLTVRDLRVTFQIRREGAMPWSAPQPLRAVNGVDFALAPGETLGVVGESGCGKSTLARALIGLVPATGQAEWIDGKDLLAMTPRQMMAYRQDIQMVFQDPLASLNPRMTVGQIIAEPLTTHRPDLPRAEVRDRVKAMMEKVGLLPNQINRYPHEFSGGQCQRIGIARALIVEPKLIICDEPVSALDVSIQAQVINLLIRLQKELGLALIFIAHDLSVVKHISDRVMVLYLGKVMETGPVAALYGAPQHPYTQALLSAVPVPDPTIEAEKTIVPLKGDLPSPMNPPSGCVFRTRCPRAEARCAAEVPVLAPGDHQVACHFPGPLTEAEIARARRTEAA, from the coding sequence ATGAGCGATCTTCTGACCGTGCGCGACCTGCGCGTCACCTTCCAGATCCGGCGCGAGGGCGCGATGCCTTGGTCCGCGCCCCAGCCCCTGCGTGCCGTGAACGGCGTCGATTTCGCGCTGGCCCCGGGCGAGACCTTGGGCGTCGTCGGCGAATCCGGCTGCGGGAAATCGACCTTGGCCCGCGCCCTGATCGGGCTGGTTCCGGCCACCGGACAGGCGGAATGGATCGACGGCAAGGACCTGCTGGCGATGACGCCCCGCCAGATGATGGCCTATCGCCAGGACATCCAGATGGTCTTCCAGGACCCGCTGGCCAGCCTGAACCCGCGCATGACCGTGGGCCAGATCATCGCCGAGCCTCTGACCACGCACCGCCCCGACCTGCCCCGTGCCGAGGTCCGCGACCGGGTCAAGGCCATGATGGAAAAGGTCGGCCTGCTGCCCAACCAGATCAACCGATACCCGCACGAATTCAGCGGCGGCCAGTGCCAGCGCATCGGCATCGCCCGGGCCCTGATCGTGGAGCCGAAGCTGATCATCTGCGACGAGCCGGTCTCGGCGCTGGATGTCTCGATCCAGGCGCAGGTGATCAACCTGCTGATCCGCCTGCAAAAGGAGCTGGGCCTGGCGCTGATCTTCATCGCCCATGATCTGTCGGTGGTGAAGCATATCAGCGACCGGGTCATGGTCCTCTATCTGGGCAAGGTGATGGAGACAGGGCCGGTCGCCGCGCTCTATGGCGCGCCGCAGCATCCCTATACGCAGGCGCTGCTGTCGGCGGTCCCGGTCCCCGACCCGACGATCGAGGCGGAAAAGACCATCGTGCCGCTGAAGGGCGACCTGCCCTCGCCCATGAACCCGCCCTCGGGTTGCGTCTTCCGCACTCGCTGCCCCCGGGCCGAGGCGCGCTGCGCGGCCGAGGTGCCGGTGCTGGCACCCGGCGATCATCAGGTGGCCTGCCATTTCCCCGGCCCCCTGACCGAGGCCGAGATCGCCCGCGCCCGCCGGACCGAGGCCGCCTGA
- a CDS encoding oligopeptide/dipeptide ABC transporter ATP-binding protein, which yields MALLELRGLSVRFQTNDAEVRAVNDVNLSVDAGETLGIVGESGSGKSQLSFAIMGLLARNGAASGSVRFDGTEILNAAPKVLNRIRAEKIAMIFQDPMTSLNPYMRVADQMAEVLTLHKGLSRREAVAESVRMLDAVRIPDAKGRVRLYPHEFSGGMRQRVMIAMALLCRPKLLIADEPTTALDVTVQAQIMALLSDLRRDFGMAMILITHDLGVVAGSCERVAVMYGGRIRETGPVRPIFADPAHPYTQGLLDAIPRVDQDDEELRAIPGQPPNMSRPPSGCAFEPRCPYRGPDCAVIDPPLEDFAPGRARACLAPLDQIRARRMQADPQPDLVAAGDAGLPDEHLPDGAVAGAGAAGATPTPGPEAKP from the coding sequence ATGGCCCTTCTCGAACTGCGCGGCCTGTCGGTCCGCTTCCAGACCAACGATGCCGAGGTCCGCGCCGTCAACGACGTCAACCTGTCGGTCGATGCGGGCGAGACCTTGGGCATCGTCGGCGAATCGGGCAGCGGCAAGTCGCAGCTGTCCTTCGCGATCATGGGCCTGCTGGCGCGCAACGGCGCGGCCTCGGGCAGCGTTCGCTTCGACGGGACCGAGATCCTGAACGCCGCCCCCAAGGTGCTGAACCGCATCCGTGCGGAAAAGATCGCGATGATCTTTCAGGACCCGATGACCTCGCTGAACCCCTATATGCGGGTGGCCGACCAGATGGCCGAGGTGCTGACCCTGCACAAGGGCCTGTCCAGGCGCGAGGCGGTGGCGGAATCGGTGCGCATGCTGGACGCGGTCCGCATCCCCGATGCCAAGGGCCGGGTGCGGCTTTATCCGCATGAATTCAGCGGCGGGATGCGTCAGCGCGTGATGATCGCGATGGCGTTGCTGTGCCGCCCCAAGCTGTTGATCGCGGATGAGCCGACGACCGCGCTGGACGTGACCGTGCAGGCCCAGATCATGGCGCTGCTGTCGGATCTGCGGCGCGATTTCGGCATGGCGATGATCCTGATTACCCATGATCTGGGTGTCGTGGCCGGGTCCTGCGAACGCGTGGCTGTGATGTATGGCGGCCGCATCCGGGAAACCGGGCCGGTGCGCCCGATCTTCGCCGATCCCGCGCATCCCTATACCCAGGGCCTCTTGGACGCGATCCCCCGCGTCGATCAGGATGACGAGGAGCTGCGCGCCATTCCCGGCCAGCCGCCCAACATGTCGCGCCCGCCCTCGGGCTGCGCCTTCGAGCCGCGCTGCCCCTATCGCGGCCCCGATTGCGCTGTGATCGACCCCCCGCTGGAGGATTTCGCCCCCGGCCGTGCCCGCGCCTGCTTGGCGCCGCTGGACCAGATCCGCGCCCGCCGCATGCAGGCCGACCCGCAGCCCGACCTGGTCGCTGCGGGCGACGCGGGCCTGCCCGACGAACACCTGCCAGATGGCGCCGTCGCCGGTGCCGGTGCCGCCGGCGCCACGCCCACCCCCGGACCCGAGGCCAAGCCATGA
- a CDS encoding ABC transporter permease subunit — protein MVIDQQKMQSLSARMVEAEVKGRSPWADARKRFLRNKAAMLGLTILVLVTLFAALGNLVAQWSGEELDFSIMGRVAELGGPSLSNGHYFGTDNLGRDLFARTVQGTQISLMVGVVGAAIAVIVGTLYGATAGYVGGRTDQIMMRAVDILMSIPYMFVLILLLVMFGRSMSMLFLGIGLISWLDMSRIVRGQTLSLKNREFIEAARATGVSSFRIIIRHIVPNLLGVVAVYATLLVPLMILTESFISFLGLGVQEPLTSWGALISEGAGTMNYGTLWQLAFPLFFFVITLFGFFFVGDGLRDALDPKER, from the coding sequence ATGGTGATCGATCAACAGAAGATGCAATCCCTCTCGGCCCGCATGGTCGAGGCCGAGGTCAAGGGCCGCAGCCCCTGGGCGGACGCCCGCAAGCGGTTCCTGCGCAACAAGGCCGCGATGCTGGGCCTGACGATCCTGGTCCTGGTGACGCTCTTCGCGGCGCTTGGCAACCTGGTCGCCCAATGGTCGGGCGAGGAGCTGGATTTCAGCATCATGGGCCGGGTGGCCGAACTGGGCGGCCCGTCGCTGTCGAACGGCCATTACTTCGGCACCGACAATCTGGGTCGTGACCTCTTCGCGCGCACCGTGCAGGGCACCCAGATCAGCCTGATGGTGGGCGTCGTGGGCGCCGCCATCGCGGTGATCGTCGGCACGCTCTATGGCGCGACGGCGGGCTATGTCGGCGGGCGCACCGACCAGATCATGATGCGGGCGGTCGATATCCTGATGTCGATCCCCTACATGTTCGTGCTGATCCTGCTCTTGGTGATGTTCGGGCGGTCCATGTCGATGCTGTTTCTGGGCATCGGCCTGATTTCCTGGCTCGATATGTCGCGCATCGTGCGCGGCCAGACGCTGTCCTTGAAGAACCGCGAATTCATCGAGGCGGCCCGCGCCACCGGCGTGTCCTCCTTCCGCATCATCATCCGCCATATCGTCCCGAACCTGCTGGGCGTGGTCGCGGTTTATGCGACGCTGCTGGTGCCGCTGATGATCCTGACGGAAAGCTTCATCAGCTTTCTGGGCCTTGGCGTGCAGGAACCGCTGACAAGCTGGGGGGCGCTGATCTCGGAAGGCGCGGGCACGATGAATTACGGCACGCTGTGGCAGCTGGCCTTCCCGCTGTTCTTCTTCGTCATCACCCTCTTCGGGTTCTTCTTCGTGGGCGACGGCCTGCGCGATGCCCTCGACCCCAAGGAGCGCTGA